The nucleotide sequence CAATCTTCATTGGCTCTTCGTTTCTTCAAACAATAGATCTGGACAGTTCTAAATTAGTGGATGGTTAGATCACTGATGGCCGACTAATTCCCGTCGAAACAATGTGGCATAACCTTGTTGGCCTTTCATTGCGTTTGAAGGAGTATCCGGTGCGGTGCTTACGATTATTTGCATAGTTGACTCTGATATTGAGATGGAAAGATCTCTGTTGTCCCTCTCATGTTTTCTACAAGCTTCAACTAGTTTATACTAACCTCACTATTCAGAACAGCTCAGAGGATAGAGCATTCAATCTTGCAAGTGAATGACACACCTGCCATTTCATTGAAAGATGTAGCTTAATAAAGAAAGTGGTGACGCTTATATGAGGTTGAGGCGGCAAATTTTTTACTATCCCATTATAGTTTTTATTAAGCCAAACTATTCCATTTTTTTTACGTAAACAGAAAAGAAAATGTGTTGAGGACTACGCTGGGCTGGCCTTTTTTATGATTCTACTTTCGTTCTGTTTGCaaaataaactagaaataaataaaTTTGTAATAAGTGGGCAATATAATGAATCATTAATCGAGTATCGAGTAGACTAGATTTTGAGTCCCATTCGCATTCGAAACTGGATCAGCTATCAGCAGCAGAGAAACTTATCGGTACAAAGTATTTGATAATTTTCACGCACAACACTGCAGAAAAGTAACATACACCAAAATAGTCGCGTGCACCCATCCATCCATGGGAGCAACGACAGTCACGACCGGAAAGAACTCATCACGACGATTACATGTATGGGCGCAGCCGCACGCACCGGGCCGGGGCCGTGCCTCTCTACTTGTTCTTCTTGCGGTTCTCGACGACGAAGAAGAATGCGAGCGCGGCGACGGAGAAGGCCGAGAAGACGCCGGCGGCGACCTTGAGGGAGGCGTGGATACCAGTGATGCCGGCGACGTcgaaggcggcggcggggctCGTCTGGCCGTAGGCCACCTCGGTGCCCGACGCGTCCGTGGCGTAGGCGCGCACGTAGTAGGAGCCCGAGGGGATGTCGCGGGCGACGACGTACCGGAAGCTGCCGGGGGATCCGCCGGCGGCGGCGTACGCCTGCTGGGTGACCTTGAACTGGCACGCTTTGTCCTTGCTGAGGTCGTCGTTGGACTTGCGCCACCCGCGGTCTTTCTGGCTCGCCGGCGCGTAGCACAGCTTCACCTTCACGTTCTTGTAGGCGGCGTCGGCGCCGGCCGGCTCGGTGCTGTTCAGGCTCCACGTCACCGTCACCGAGTCCACGCCGGCGTGCAGGACTGCGCACATGGCCATGTAGATATTTAATTAGCCTCGTTGACTGAACAAATATAAAGAGATGCAAGGTTTGAAATGTACTACTTATCCAGAGAAAATAGAATCCTACAAGCCTGTTCgagaggccgtatcgtatcgtggattatttactgctggctggtttggtgtgagagaaaaacactgttcctggctggaaaatttacgatcgtttatgagcaagcgaacaggTCCAGCTAGCTTGTAGCTACCTGAACATTTGGTTAAGAGATAATGCATCATTGTCACGCAAATTAGCACGTACGGTAAGTCGAATTAATGAACTGTCAAAGCAAGAGATTGTAGTTTTTGGCCCTTGAGAGCACTCGGATTAGAGATGAACAACATTAGCGTCTCCATTCTACTATTGGCCGGCCCGCCGGCCTATGTGGATTTTAAAATGTTTCTCTCTGTGTCGTTTCTTTCACGACCCCATTGTAAGCAACAGAAGAACATAGTTGAGCTGTCGATCTCAGCAAGAAATCAACAGAATGACGAGCACCCGAAACATATTCTCCGATTTCGTGCACCAAtgccatttgttttttttttcgttaaaaattatttatccaaaaaaaaGATTACTAAATAAATAAGAGACTATTCATGATCAATCCTTGTTCATGGGTTTAATTAGCTGCGGCCTACGTTTAAACATTTGTTCAAAAATCTAAGTAACACATGGGTACTTAAAGCGCTGCGCATGATGCCAGAAAATATATTCGCGGCACAAGCTAGTGCTTGACTATGAGCCGGCCGATATGCCGAATAATGGAACAGGAGTACGGAGAATGGAAATGGATGGACAGACGCGCACCTTGGCCGGGTTTGGCGGAGGCGGTGACGGCGAGCGCCTTGGGCAGCGTGGAGAGGTGCACCCCCGCGGCGGCCGGCGCCGGCAGGCAGGCGGCGGCGAAGAGAAGCACCGCCAGCACAGACAAGGCCTGGACGCTTTGGTGCCGAGCCATCGCTACGTAGGTGCTCCGGCCGCCGATCCCTTGCTATAACCAAACGCTAGCTACCGGAGCCGACGGGCAGCTCGCTGTCTGGCAGGCGCTGTTGGTGGATCGGAGACGATGAGAGGGATCTGAGCTCGGGTTAGCTTGGAGGACGAGTACGGACACGGCTGCGAATATATAGGCGCGTGGCGGGAATAATAATTAAAGAGTGTGGAGCGAGCAGTTGACCTTGCGGCCATGGCCCCTACCTGTAGGCGAGGAGTACGACTCATTGGGAAGCTGAACACGCTGCCGATCATGTGATCAAAAGTCAGAGCTTTTACGAGGGCAGGGCAAAGGGCAGCAGCAGCTAGTATAATAATCTTTCCGAGCCTGATTTGGTTGTAGAGGGGCCCCAAAGGTTCCCGGCAGTGTGGGATGCGGCAACTGCGGCCGACTCACGTCCTGCGAATCTGCGAACCGGCACGCAGGGGCCGAACGAACTGCGGCTCCTCAGCTGCCGTCTCGTGGCGCCGTGCTGGCGATGGACCAGGATCGCATGCAGTAGCTACTACTACTGCAAGTTAAGCAGTAGAAGCATCTAAGCCCTCCAAGGAAGCATCAAAGGCTAGGATGAAAGACCTTTTTTCTTTCTCATTTTCCCTCCCCCACGTGCTATCGATCTCACTTTTTGGAGGGATGGAGTACTCAGCATAAGAGGGTTGGCGTTATTTTTGTGAGTCACCAACAGTGTAAAAACTCAAGTCAAGGCAAGTACTGTAGCACtatcgttgttatttggcaattagtgtccaatcatagtctaattaggcttaaaagattcgtcttgtgaatttcgtctaaactgtgtaattagttttattttttatttatatttaatgcttcatgcatgcgtccaaagattcgatgtgacgggaaatcttgaaaaattttgcaaaatgaagtggaactaaacggtacctaaTACGAAGTCATCTATTGGTAGAACGATTTTTCGAAAATTATTCCACCAAAAAATGTCTTTAGGTAAAACCACTTGGGAAAAATAATTCTATTTTCACTTAAGCTTGTATATTGAGAAAttatttgaatggatcaaaattATTTTTGAGATTTAGTTGTTCTAGGTaaatttttgtatttttcaaCATATATACACCGTAGTggtatatttttatatttttgtacTTGAGTTTGGCACTTCTGGTGACTCATAAATAGCGCCACTCTTTCTGTGCTGACTGTGCTTTCTAGAAAAAAAGAGATCGATAAGTCGATAACACAAGGGGGAGAAAAAACTGAGAGAGAAAATGGTCTTTCATCCTAGCCTTTGATGCTTCTTTGGAGGGCTGAGATGCTTCACTGCTTAACTTGCAGTACTAGTAGGTACTGCACGGGATCCTGGTCCGCTGGCGATGACCCGATGACGAGGCGTATCAGTCCAGCGGCGACCGGGGCAGGTGATGAGTTTGGCCGTAGGCCAGGCCGACAAGGtgaccgaaacagtatttttctctcacataaaccagtcaACGATATTTTTTTTTTAAGGAACCAGCAACGTTATGAACCCGAAGTCTAACCATCGTCGGGCGCCACTAACAATCGTCGGGCGCCGCGAGGGGGTGGCAGTGCTCACTGCTCACAGGAGACAGAGGTGCACAGCACAGGGTCATGTGGCTCTTAGCGCAGATTAAGGGCTACGAGGTGCAGGTTTCGTTTGACTCGCCTGTCGCCTCTATCACCGCCACCGCGTACTATGGCGTACTCCGTACTCACTAGCGAGAAGGCGCACGGCTTATCAACGGGCAGCTGTCATGACAGTGATAGCTAGGGTAGGGGGCTACTTGATGAATAAACAAATAGAGAGCACCGAATTATTGAGGGGATGATGCCTTCTCTAGGCATTGTTAAAATTCCGAGTACCTTACATTGCTGTTGGACCTAGAGGGTGTTAGGTTCTTTAGTCATTTTTAAAATTCATGttatgtttagatactaataaaaaacattaaatatagattaattataaagatagaggttaatttgcgagacgattttttaagcctaattaatctgtcattagcacatgtttactgtagcaccacgttgtcaaatcatggactaattaggcttaaaagattcgtttcataaattagtcgcaagttgtgtaattagtttcgtaattagtctatatttaatactccatgcatgtatctaaatattcgatgtgacaggaattttaggagggtGTGTAGAAAACAAACACCcccttaggcctggtttagtccCCGAAAATTTTCAcctcaaactatcacatcgaatcttgcggcatatg is from Miscanthus floridulus cultivar M001 chromosome 7, ASM1932011v1, whole genome shotgun sequence and encodes:
- the LOC136463727 gene encoding high-affinity nitrate transporter-activating protein 2.1-like translates to MARHQSVQALSVLAVLLFAAACLPAPAAAGVHLSTLPKALAVTASAKPGQVLHAGVDSVTVTWSLNSTEPAGADAAYKNVKVKLCYAPASQKDRGWRKSNDDLSKDKACQFKVTQQAYAAAGGSPGSFRYVVARDIPSGSYYVRAYATDASGTEVAYGQTSPAAAFDVAGITGIHASLKVAAGVFSAFSVAALAFFFVVENRKKNK